One genomic region from Leptospira montravelensis encodes:
- a CDS encoding SPOR domain-containing protein: protein MKERVFYVINLDKQRIGVLSLFLFALFFSIFFLGVSVGRGKQEEAQTFQKKSELTQTNPETTETTIPAPVATNGTEATVGTNAASSLVQGTKSKEQTIASQEIPMADVGNHPYFVETSTAKDEEEEKKQQIVDLTKRKEKQAVSAKQEERFKNLAPTAKSSKSQKLPSQVSKVDKTDGKQFTIQLAAFASRQSAETFLSQLKADNNGKLPAKSFIVVKNGFFVVQMGKSKDKGSLSKVLSKTSMPKEIKSKAMVVSYQPLS, encoded by the coding sequence ATGAAAGAAAGAGTATTTTACGTAATTAACCTAGACAAACAAAGAATTGGAGTTTTATCCCTCTTTCTCTTTGCACTTTTCTTTTCTATTTTTTTCCTTGGGGTTTCTGTAGGACGCGGGAAACAAGAAGAGGCACAAACTTTTCAGAAAAAAAGTGAACTGACTCAAACGAACCCAGAGACAACGGAAACCACAATCCCAGCACCAGTAGCAACTAACGGAACAGAGGCAACTGTTGGAACCAATGCGGCCTCTTCTCTTGTCCAAGGAACCAAATCCAAAGAACAGACAATCGCTTCCCAAGAGATTCCAATGGCGGATGTCGGAAACCATCCTTACTTTGTAGAAACTTCTACTGCAAAAGATGAGGAAGAAGAGAAAAAACAACAAATTGTTGATTTGACAAAACGAAAAGAAAAACAAGCGGTTAGTGCAAAACAAGAAGAACGATTTAAAAACTTGGCTCCCACTGCAAAGTCTTCCAAATCACAAAAACTTCCTTCGCAAGTATCCAAGGTTGATAAAACAGATGGAAAACAATTTACCATCCAACTTGCTGCTTTTGCCAGCAGACAATCTGCAGAAACTTTTTTATCACAACTAAAAGCAGATAACAATGGTAAGCTGCCAGCTAAATCTTTTATCGTTGTAAAAAATGGATTCTTTGTGGTGCAAATGGGAAAATCCAAAGACAAAGGATCTCTTTCCAAAGTTCTCTCAAAAACTTCT